AAGCTTCGGCCGCGCCTCTAGGCGACCGGTGTTCCCGGGGAGATTCCGCCCCCTCACCCTCACCCTCTCCCCCGCGGGGGAGAGGGAACAAGTGGGCTCCCTCCCCTGCCGCAGCGGGGGAGAGGGAACAAGTGGGCTCCCTCCCCTGCCGCAGCGGGGGAGGGCTGGGGTGGGGGCCCTGAAAGGCCTGCCCTGAGCGAAGCCGAAGGGCTCAGGGCGAGCGGCGAGAGCAAGCCCGTTCGTGGTGAGCTTGGCGAACCACGGGCGGGCGGCGCTGGACCTTCGACGCGATAAGCCCATGAGTACGGCTCAGGATGAGCGGATCTCGCGTCGCGTCAGCGTACTTCCACGATCGTGAGCGCGCGCTCCCCGGCCGGCGTTTCGACGCGGACCTGGTCGCCCGCGCGGTGGCCCAAGAGCGCCTGACCGACCGGCGAAGTCTGGGAGATGCGCCCTTGCCGCGGGTCTGCCTCGAAGTGGTCGACGATGATGTACTCTTCCTGCTCGCCTTCCGCGTCCCGGATGATGACGTGGGCGCCGAGCCCCACCTCGGAGTGCGCCTCGCCGTGTTCGGCGACGACTTCTACCTCCGCCAGCGTGCGTTCGAGCTCAGCG
Above is a window of Chloroflexota bacterium DNA encoding:
- the greA gene encoding transcription elongation factor GreA; this encodes MAKIRLTQEGLARLNAELENLTHVRRQEVAERIRQAREESHGDSGDSTAYEDAKTELALLEQRIAELERTLAEVEVVAEHGEAHSEVGLGAHVIIRDAEGEQEEYIIVDHFEADPRQGRISQTSPVGQALLGHRAGDQVRVETPAGERALTIVEVR